In Crinalium epipsammum PCC 9333, the following are encoded in one genomic region:
- a CDS encoding CmpA/NrtA family ABC transporter substrate-binding protein translates to MTQFSRRRFILTAGAATATSLLAHGCVFYTGPVDTIKRASVAKAANAPQVETTSAKLGFIALTDSAPLIVAKELGYFEKYGMKDVEVVKQASWPVTRDNLELGSAAGGIDGAHILTPMPYLMTMGKITKQPVPMYILARLNTNGQAISVANFYKDFKVGLDSKPIVSAIAKAKSNGKTEPKFAITFPGGNHDLWMRYWLAAGGVDPTQDVSVVPVPPPQMVANMKTGNMEAFCVGEPWNAQLVNQGQGYTALVTGELWKDHPEKAFSMRADWVDKNPNAAKAILMAVQEAQQWCEKLENKEEMCKIVSQSKWFKVPAKDIIERSKGNIDYGDGRAPVKNSPLMMKFWADYASYPFKSHDLWFLTENIRWGNIPENTNTKELVDKVNREDLWKEAAKAIGVPDSEIPKSSSRGVETFFDGIKFDPEKPEEYLNSLTIKKI, encoded by the coding sequence ATGACGCAATTTTCTAGAAGAAGATTTATTTTAACAGCAGGAGCAGCTACAGCCACGTCATTACTAGCTCATGGTTGTGTGTTTTATACAGGGCCAGTTGATACCATTAAAAGAGCCTCCGTTGCTAAGGCTGCGAATGCACCGCAAGTAGAAACAACTTCTGCCAAATTAGGATTTATTGCCTTAACTGATTCTGCCCCATTGATCGTTGCTAAAGAATTGGGGTATTTTGAAAAGTACGGCATGAAGGATGTGGAAGTTGTCAAACAAGCTTCATGGCCTGTAACTCGCGATAACTTAGAATTAGGTTCTGCTGCTGGTGGTATTGACGGGGCGCATATATTAACTCCCATGCCTTACCTGATGACAATGGGTAAGATTACTAAGCAGCCAGTACCAATGTATATATTGGCACGGTTGAATACTAACGGTCAGGCAATTTCTGTCGCCAATTTTTATAAAGATTTTAAAGTAGGTTTAGACAGCAAACCAATAGTGAGTGCGATCGCTAAAGCTAAATCTAATGGAAAAACCGAACCAAAATTTGCCATAACTTTCCCTGGCGGTAATCACGATTTGTGGATGCGCTATTGGTTAGCTGCTGGCGGTGTTGATCCAACTCAAGATGTTTCCGTTGTTCCCGTACCACCACCACAAATGGTAGCGAATATGAAAACAGGGAACATGGAAGCATTTTGTGTAGGTGAACCTTGGAACGCCCAATTAGTTAACCAAGGGCAAGGTTACACCGCTTTAGTAACAGGAGAACTGTGGAAAGATCACCCAGAAAAAGCTTTTTCCATGCGTGCAGATTGGGTAGATAAAAATCCGAATGCTGCCAAAGCAATATTAATGGCAGTACAAGAAGCACAACAATGGTGTGAGAAGTTAGAAAATAAAGAGGAGATGTGTAAAATTGTCTCCCAATCCAAATGGTTTAAAGTTCCCGCAAAAGATATTATTGAACGTTCCAAAGGCAACATTGACTATGGTGATGGACGCGCACCAGTTAAAAATAGCCCATTAATGATGAAATTCTGGGCAGATTATGCTTCCTATCCTTTTAAAAGCCATGACTTATGGTTTTTAACAGAAAATATTCGCTGGGGCAATATTCCAGAAAATACAAATACCAAAGAACTTGTAGATAAAGTTAACCGAGAAGATTTGTGGAAAGAAGCAGCCAAAGCGATTGGTGTGCCAGATTCCGAGATTCCGAAAAGTAGTTCTCGTGGAGTTGAAACATTCTTTGATGGCATCAAATTTGATCCGGAAAAACCAGAAGAATATTTAAACAGCCTCACAATTAAGAAAATTTAG
- the ntrB gene encoding nitrate ABC transporter permease yields MARSWFKKQTKELVPPLIAIAVFLVIWQILCPPGSKGLPGPLQVLTDTWYPYIIFPFFNNGGTDKGLGWQIFASLQRVAIGFSLATFVGIGLGIWVGTNKVIYRALDPMFQVFRTIPPLAWLPISLAAFQQSNPSAIFVIFITAIWPIIINTTVGVQQIPQDYRNVSRVLRLSNRKYFLKILIPAAVPYIFTGLRIGIGLSWLAIVAAEMLVGGVGIGFFIWDAYNNSLLSQIILALLYVGIVGLILDRMVAFLASLVVPEEQK; encoded by the coding sequence ATGGCGAGATCTTGGTTTAAAAAACAAACCAAAGAACTTGTGCCACCATTGATTGCGATCGCAGTTTTTTTGGTAATCTGGCAAATACTTTGTCCCCCAGGCTCAAAAGGTTTACCAGGGCCATTACAAGTATTAACTGATACGTGGTATCCCTATATTATCTTTCCTTTCTTTAACAACGGTGGTACAGACAAAGGCTTAGGTTGGCAAATCTTTGCTAGTTTACAACGAGTAGCTATTGGTTTTTCTTTAGCTACCTTTGTGGGAATTGGTTTAGGGATTTGGGTGGGAACTAATAAAGTTATATATCGTGCTTTAGATCCCATGTTCCAAGTATTTAGGACTATTCCCCCTTTAGCATGGCTACCAATTTCATTAGCAGCCTTTCAACAAAGTAATCCCTCAGCTATTTTCGTAATTTTTATTACCGCAATTTGGCCAATTATTATTAACACCACAGTTGGCGTACAACAGATTCCCCAAGACTACAGGAATGTTTCCAGAGTTTTACGTCTGTCCAATCGGAAGTATTTTCTCAAAATTTTGATTCCAGCAGCAGTTCCCTACATTTTTACAGGTTTAAGAATTGGCATAGGTTTATCTTGGTTAGCAATTGTGGCGGCTGAAATGCTAGTAGGTGGTGTAGGGATTGGTTTCTTTATCTGGGACGCTTACAACAACTCCTTACTCAGCCAAATTATTCTAGCGTTGCTGTATGTCGGTATTGTTGGTTTGATACTAGACAGAATGGTAGCTTTTCTCGCCTCTCTAGTTGTACCAGAAGAACAAAAGTAA
- a CDS encoding MlaE family lipid ABC transporter permease subunit — translation MSETTSEFSLGIWFQRLLAAILLGGQVLIHILTGKINRYNTLDQMAAVGPGSLLIAMLTALTVGMVFTIQVAREFISLGAGNAVGGVLALALTRELAPVLTAVIVAGRVGSAFAAEIGTMRVTEQIDALYILKTDPVDYLVIPRVIACCLMLPILTVLSIMVGMSGGVFIATNLYDLSQKTFLDSARNFLDTWDLLSAVIKAFFFGSLISVIGCSWGLTTTGGAKGVGQSTTAAVVTSLLMIFISNFFLSWIMFQGTGSAITKGF, via the coding sequence GTGAGTGAAACAACTTCTGAGTTTAGTTTAGGGATATGGTTTCAGCGTTTGTTAGCCGCGATTCTTTTGGGCGGGCAGGTGCTAATTCATATACTCACAGGAAAAATTAATCGTTACAACACCCTCGACCAAATGGCAGCAGTTGGTCCAGGCTCACTGTTAATTGCCATGCTAACGGCGCTTACCGTTGGCATGGTTTTCACTATTCAAGTAGCACGAGAGTTTATTAGCTTAGGCGCAGGCAACGCCGTCGGCGGTGTCTTAGCGTTAGCATTAACCCGCGAACTCGCTCCGGTACTGACGGCTGTAATTGTAGCAGGGCGAGTCGGCTCGGCGTTTGCGGCAGAAATTGGTACTATGCGCGTTACAGAGCAAATTGATGCTCTCTATATCCTCAAAACTGACCCAGTTGATTATTTAGTTATTCCCCGCGTAATTGCTTGCTGCTTAATGCTGCCAATTTTAACCGTTTTGTCAATAATGGTCGGCATGAGTGGGGGAGTCTTTATTGCTACCAATTTATACGATCTTTCACAAAAGACATTTCTAGATTCTGCACGTAACTTTTTAGATACTTGGGATTTATTGAGTGCAGTAATTAAAGCATTTTTCTTTGGCTCACTTATTTCTGTAATTGGTTGTAGTTGGGGCTTAACCACTACAGGAGGAGCAAAAGGAGTTGGTCAATCTACAACTGCTGCTGTGGTGACATCTCTACTGATGATTTTTATTTCTAACTTTTTCTTGTCATGGATCATGTTTCAGGGGACTGGTAGCGCAATTACGAAGGGATTTTAG